The proteins below are encoded in one region of Lactuca sativa cultivar Salinas chromosome 3, Lsat_Salinas_v11, whole genome shotgun sequence:
- the LOC111890352 gene encoding uncharacterized mitochondrial protein AtMg00810-like, with protein MEDLSNGFQERLLNGDLHEEVYMNPFLGILHRPSEVCRLRKDLYGLKQAPRTWFKKLSIVITSLGFVQSNHASALFVRCSIAGRILLSLYVDNMIITGDHHGGIRSLKHDLAHRFAMEDLGLLRYFLGIEVLSLRKGIFFPRLNIYDLFRRADLCDNQTVDTPLETNARYSPTDGIPFSDLNLYRTVVGSFVYLTVTRPNIAHVVNVFNQFVTAPTSLRAYSDADWDGDCHDRKSTTGFCIFLRESLISWKRKKQDVVSRSFTEAEYRAMAVNTCEIIWTSSVNVSTVVAPAPILPSKITGKIVEQYVQLPIMVEKFKLVLAKDKIMKEWSVEVQE; from the exons ATGGAAGATCTTTCAAATGGATTTCAAGAACGCCTTTTGAATGGTGACCTCCATGAAGAGGTTTATATGAATCCTTTCCTAGGAATTCTGCACCGTCCGAGTGAGGTTTGTCGGCTTCGCAAAGATTTGTATGGTCTCAAGCAAGCTCCTCGTACTTGGTTTAAGAAACTCTCCATAGTGATTACTTCTCTTGGATTTGTCCAGAGTAATCACGCTTCTGCTCTGTTTGTTAGATGCTCGATTGCAGGACGGATTCTTTTATCCTTATATGTGGATAACATGATTATCACGGGTGATCACCATGGTGGCATTAGGTCTTTGAAGCATGATCTAGCTCATCGATTTGCTATGGAGGATTTGGGCTTGCTGCGCTATTTCTTGGGTATTGAGGTACTCAGTCTACGAAAGGGTATCTTCTTTCCCAGACTAAATATATATGACTTGTTTAGACGGGCGGACCTCTGTGACAATCAGACTGTTGATACTCCTCTTGAAACCAATGCACGATATTCTCCTACTGATGGTATTCCTTTTTCCGATCTGAATCTTTATCGCACTGTTGTGGGAAGTTTTGTCTATCTCACAGTCACTCGTCCAAATATTGCTCATGTTGTTAATGTTTTCAATCAGTTTGTTACGGCTCCTACCTCT TTACGTGCCTATAGTGATGCTGATTGGGATGGCGATTGTCATGATCGTAAGTCCACTACTGGATTTTGCATATTTCTTAGAGAGTCTCTAATTTCATGGAAGAGAAAGAAACAAGACGTTGTCTCTAGATCTTTCACGGAGGCTGAATATCGTGCTATGGCTGTAAATACATGTGAGATTATCTG GACAAGTAGTGTGAATGTCAGCACTGTTGTTGCCCCTGCACCAATTTTACCATCTAAAATTACTGGAAAGATTGTTGAGCAG TATGTTCAGTTGCCTATAATGGTAGAAAAATTCAAGTTGGTTTTGGCTAAAGATAAA ATTATGAAGGAGTGGAGTGTGGAGGTCCAGGAATGA